Proteins found in one Acidobacteriota bacterium genomic segment:
- a CDS encoding PqqD family protein has protein sequence MTIRLDAVYIPSEDVVAREIEGELIIIPLAAGIGDMEDELFTLNETGKAIWRRLDGKQDLSGVVAALTQDYESLSSEIERDVLGLVEELVRRRMLVELPAIR, from the coding sequence ATGACCATTCGGCTGGACGCGGTATATATTCCATCCGAGGATGTGGTTGCGAGAGAAATCGAGGGAGAATTGATCATCATTCCTCTCGCGGCCGGCATCGGAGACATGGAAGACGAACTTTTTACGCTTAACGAAACAGGAAAGGCCATCTGGCGGCGGCTGGACGGCAAGCAGGACCTGAGCGGAGTCGTCGCTGCCCTGACTCAAGACTACGAGTCGCTGTCTTCCGAAATCGAACGCGACGTTCTCGGCTTGGTGGAAGAACTGGTCAGGCGGAGAATGCTGGTTGAACTCCCGGCGATTCGATAA
- a CDS encoding S24/S26 family peptidase produces MNSRRFDKPRVFVVYGDELSLSGQALLKLMRDVLAKGLPFRFRARGLSMAPFVRDGDVITISPTRRSLPGVGRVVAFVSTETGKLVVHRVVARRGTAVFIRGDCVPEHADGIIPPENLLGQVTRIERNGRKIRLGVGPERYVIAGLSRTRLLIPLGSHFASLLKPVLRKRK; encoded by the coding sequence TTGAACTCCCGGCGATTCGATAAACCGCGGGTTTTCGTCGTCTATGGCGACGAATTGTCGCTCTCCGGCCAGGCCCTTCTGAAACTGATGAGAGATGTGCTGGCCAAGGGGCTGCCATTCCGGTTCCGCGCCCGGGGGCTGAGCATGGCGCCCTTCGTTCGGGACGGCGATGTTATCACCATATCTCCTACCCGCCGCTCCCTGCCTGGAGTCGGCAGAGTGGTTGCCTTTGTCAGTACGGAAACCGGGAAGCTTGTGGTCCACAGAGTTGTGGCTAGACGCGGCACAGCCGTGTTCATCCGGGGGGATTGTGTGCCGGAACACGCGGATGGGATCATCCCGCCGGAGAACCTGCTGGGACAGGTGACACGGATTGAAAGAAACGGGCGCAAGATCCGGCTGGGCGTGGGACCGGAGCGATACGTGATCGCCGGGCTTTCCCGCACAAGGCTGCTTATTCCCTTAGGTTCCCATTTCGCGTCTTTGCTGAAACCCGTGCTTCGGAAGCGGAAATGA
- a CDS encoding radical SAM protein, which produces MNAKSFVSGGRLSRLSLWKKTAVQRKPWSFDLEITARCNNNCRHCYINLPANDPDAARNELSATEIAELADQAVALDALWCLITGGEPLLREDFPEIYISLKKKGLLISVFTNAALITPDHVALFKKFPPRDIEVTVYGTTQETYERVTGKPGSFAAFRQGLDLLLVNDIPVHLKAMAVRSNVHELPEIAAFCRRHTRDFFRFDPVLHLRYDGNTERNSEIISERLTPEEIAGIETSDEERSETLKKHCDKFIFSEPSNSDCRHLFRCGVGNKSFTISPNGFFHLCPSLRHPECIRDLKTTSLVDAWENFVPEIRAKTSSDPVFLEKCRSCPIINLCLWCPAHAHLETGQLDGWSEYFCQVAHARRDAIEESK; this is translated from the coding sequence ATGAACGCGAAATCTTTTGTTTCGGGGGGACGTCTGAGCCGATTGTCCTTGTGGAAGAAAACGGCCGTGCAGCGGAAGCCGTGGTCCTTTGACCTGGAGATCACGGCACGCTGCAACAACAATTGCCGCCACTGTTATATCAACCTTCCCGCCAACGATCCGGACGCAGCGCGGAATGAGCTCTCGGCTACGGAAATCGCCGAACTTGCCGATCAAGCCGTCGCCTTGGATGCCTTGTGGTGTTTGATCACAGGCGGGGAGCCTCTCCTGCGCGAGGATTTCCCTGAAATCTACATATCGCTAAAAAAAAAGGGGTTGCTGATATCCGTCTTCACCAACGCCGCCCTGATCACCCCTGATCATGTGGCCCTGTTCAAAAAGTTTCCTCCCCGGGATATTGAAGTCACGGTTTACGGCACAACGCAGGAAACCTATGAAAGGGTGACAGGGAAACCCGGGTCATTCGCCGCGTTCCGGCAGGGTCTGGATTTGCTTCTCGTTAACGACATTCCCGTGCACCTCAAGGCCATGGCCGTGAGATCCAATGTTCATGAGCTTCCGGAAATCGCCGCTTTTTGCCGCCGGCACACCCGGGATTTTTTTCGTTTTGATCCCGTCCTCCATTTGCGTTACGATGGAAACACCGAGCGCAATTCGGAAATCATCAGCGAAAGATTGACCCCGGAGGAAATCGCCGGGATCGAGACATCCGACGAGGAACGATCCGAGACTCTGAAAAAACACTGCGACAAATTCATTTTTTCCGAACCATCAAACAGCGATTGCCGGCATCTTTTCCGCTGCGGCGTCGGGAACAAGAGCTTCACAATCAGCCCCAATGGATTTTTTCACCTCTGCCCGTCGCTCCGGCATCCCGAGTGCATTCGGGATTTGAAGACGACGAGCCTGGTCGACGCCTGGGAGAATTTCGTGCCCGAGATTCGCGCAAAAACCTCCTCGGACCCGGTTTTCCTGGAAAAATGTCGATCCTGCCCCATTATTAATCTCTGTCTTTGGTGTCCGGCCCACGCCCATCTGGAAACAGGACAGCTGGACGGCTGGAGCGAGTATTTTTGCCAAGTCGCCCATGCCCGCAGGGACGCCATCGAAGAGTCCAAGTGA
- the tilS gene encoding tRNA lysidine(34) synthetase TilS, giving the protein MILTDIARDTLTRRKLFRPRDKVLVACSGGADSMALLHMLWEMRKEFGIRLEVGHFNHGLRVSAGEDECFVDETCARLDLPFISEKGNVRAFAAARKMNLEEAARDLRYAFLRETALKMGANRIATGHTLNDQAETYLMRLLRGSGMSGLGGIAVSTEEGIVRPLIEAERRHVLEYLKKRRIPFREDESNRDKRILRNRIRLELLPYLEKRYGPGLVSRIGRLAIILQEEDRVMTELSREMLACVTSRPANRRKAIDAKALEELEPALAARVVREFLRDIRGDLRGLDSGHITSVLKLTECGASVLPGGFEIRRRKGKIYSQETGAEPGDFEIEWDGAGELVLPNGLRFRGKRMSRKAADAVPFDDRSRAFVDADRIEFPLLVRNRRPGDRYRPLGAPGSKKLKEILRAKGVEVEDRDILPVFLSGGSIVWVPGLPVAEAFRLRPSTRSVFLLG; this is encoded by the coding sequence ATGATATTGACCGATATCGCTCGTGACACGTTAACCCGGCGGAAGTTGTTCCGGCCGAGGGACAAGGTGCTTGTCGCCTGTTCCGGGGGCGCGGATTCCATGGCTCTCCTCCACATGCTTTGGGAGATGCGGAAGGAATTCGGGATTCGTCTTGAGGTCGGCCATTTCAACCACGGCCTTAGGGTTTCAGCCGGGGAGGACGAATGCTTTGTGGACGAGACCTGCGCCCGGCTCGATTTACCGTTTATCTCCGAAAAGGGAAACGTCCGGGCTTTCGCCGCGGCCCGCAAGATGAACCTCGAGGAGGCCGCCCGCGATCTCCGGTATGCTTTCCTTCGGGAGACGGCGCTGAAAATGGGAGCGAACCGGATCGCGACCGGCCACACCCTGAACGATCAGGCGGAGACATACCTTATGAGGCTTCTCCGGGGAAGCGGGATGTCCGGCCTCGGGGGAATCGCCGTTTCGACAGAGGAAGGGATCGTCAGGCCACTCATCGAGGCGGAAAGGCGTCATGTCCTGGAATATCTGAAAAAACGCCGCATTCCCTTCCGCGAGGACGAATCGAACCGCGACAAGAGAATTTTGAGAAACCGGATCCGGCTGGAGCTTTTGCCTTACCTGGAAAAACGATACGGCCCCGGCCTTGTCTCCCGCATCGGCCGCCTGGCCATTATCCTCCAGGAAGAGGACAGAGTGATGACGGAGTTGTCCCGGGAAATGCTGGCGTGTGTTACGTCGCGCCCGGCGAACCGGCGGAAGGCGATCGATGCTAAAGCCCTTGAAGAGCTTGAGCCGGCCCTGGCCGCCAGAGTGGTCCGGGAGTTTTTGCGAGATATCCGGGGTGACCTCCGGGGATTGGATTCGGGCCATATCACATCCGTCCTGAAATTGACCGAATGCGGGGCCAGCGTTCTTCCCGGCGGTTTTGAAATCCGCCGCAGAAAAGGGAAGATCTATTCGCAGGAAACCGGAGCGGAACCTGGGGATTTCGAGATCGAATGGGACGGCGCCGGAGAACTCGTTCTGCCGAATGGGCTGCGCTTTCGGGGAAAACGGATGAGCCGCAAGGCCGCGGATGCCGTGCCGTTCGACGACCGGAGCCGGGCTTTTGTGGACGCCGATCGGATCGAGTTTCCTTTGCTTGTGCGCAACCGCCGTCCCGGTGACCGCTACCGCCCCCTGGGCGCGCCCGGATCGAAGAAGCTCAAGGAAATCCTTCGGGCCAAGGGCGTCGAAGTCGAAGACCGGGACATCCTGCCGGTCTTTCTTTCCGGAGGCTCGATCGTCTGGGTCCCCGGCCTTCCCGTCGCCGAAGCCTTCCGCCTCCGTCCATCCACCCGCTCCGTTTTCTTGCTTGGCTGA
- a CDS encoding radical SAM protein: MRLVLQNKIPRLPLDGSLDLTYRCNNSCRHCWLRLPPDAPEGREELALDEILRIVDEARRMGCQAWFISGGEPLLRPDFPEIFDSITRKSLSYSLNTNGTLITPEIARLLTRNGRKMIALYGATADVHDHVTRNPGSFEATLRGMAYLKEADADFIVQIVPMRANHHQTAGMVNLAHSLSPQYRVGASWLWMSACRSASHSHEIVGQRLDAADVIKIDVPNPAAEWRPDPDGDKNAPEPCSCSTVGKDDRLFAACIDSRRKFHIDPYGKMSFCCFIKDPDMRADLRRDSFARIWDKFIPSMAEKVRGGREYLENCGSCDLRRDCRWCAAYAYLEHGRFSAKIDYLCEIAAEARRFKEEWKQTHLQYYRIAGITIRISADFPLGDKTFAPIFHKFQVEGPGPDTISIRLASSVPKLSDLRLGKEVYRQPPWAIFRQPGSWVYLGITSVGDGREPYCAAIWNDDHSRGTICRRADIYEKRLHSLTTFTSDQILIARVLADRRGCYLHASGIIIDGRGFLFVGHSDAGKSTMMKMLRGKGEILCDDRIIVRRWPEGFRIHGTWSHGELPDVSPSEAPLQAIMFLEKADNNELIPIRDNVEKIHRLLSHVIKPLVTAEWWEKTMDLAESIAAEIPVYRLRFDKSGRVADLMKAL, translated from the coding sequence ATGAGGTTGGTTTTGCAGAACAAAATTCCACGGTTGCCCTTGGATGGCAGTCTTGATCTCACATATCGCTGCAACAATTCCTGCCGTCATTGTTGGTTGCGGCTTCCCCCCGACGCACCGGAAGGTCGGGAAGAGCTTGCTCTTGACGAAATCCTCCGCATCGTCGATGAGGCCCGCCGGATGGGCTGTCAGGCTTGGTTTATATCGGGCGGCGAACCGCTGTTGCGGCCTGATTTCCCGGAGATTTTCGACTCCATCACACGAAAATCCCTTTCCTACAGTCTCAACACCAACGGCACGCTGATCACCCCCGAGATCGCCCGCCTCTTGACCCGGAACGGAAGAAAAATGATTGCGCTCTACGGCGCAACGGCCGATGTTCATGACCACGTGACCCGCAATCCCGGCTCTTTTGAGGCAACCCTGCGCGGTATGGCTTACCTCAAGGAAGCGGACGCGGACTTCATTGTCCAGATCGTCCCCATGCGCGCCAATCACCATCAAACGGCCGGAATGGTAAACCTGGCCCATTCCTTGAGCCCGCAGTACCGGGTGGGAGCCAGCTGGCTCTGGATGTCGGCCTGCCGATCGGCCTCCCACAGCCATGAAATCGTAGGCCAAAGGCTGGATGCGGCCGACGTGATAAAGATCGACGTGCCGAATCCTGCCGCCGAATGGCGTCCTGATCCGGACGGCGACAAGAACGCGCCGGAGCCCTGTTCATGCAGCACTGTGGGGAAAGACGACCGCTTGTTCGCGGCGTGTATCGACTCACGGCGCAAATTCCACATCGATCCCTACGGGAAGATGTCTTTCTGCTGCTTCATCAAGGATCCGGACATGCGCGCCGACCTGCGCCGGGACTCTTTCGCCCGGATTTGGGACAAGTTCATCCCCTCGATGGCCGAAAAGGTGCGCGGCGGCCGGGAGTACCTGGAGAATTGCGGCTCCTGCGACTTGCGAAGAGATTGCCGCTGGTGCGCGGCTTATGCTTATCTCGAGCATGGTCGCTTCTCGGCCAAAATCGACTATCTCTGCGAGATCGCCGCGGAGGCCCGGCGATTTAAAGAGGAGTGGAAACAGACACACCTTCAATATTACCGGATCGCCGGCATCACGATCCGGATATCGGCGGATTTTCCCCTTGGAGACAAAACGTTCGCTCCCATTTTTCACAAATTCCAGGTTGAAGGTCCCGGGCCGGACACAATCTCGATCAGGTTGGCCTCATCGGTTCCCAAGTTGTCGGATCTCCGGTTAGGCAAGGAAGTCTATCGCCAACCCCCTTGGGCCATCTTCAGGCAGCCCGGCTCATGGGTCTACCTGGGGATAACGTCCGTCGGAGACGGCCGTGAACCCTATTGCGCGGCGATCTGGAACGATGATCACAGCCGGGGAACTATCTGCCGCAGAGCCGACATCTACGAAAAAAGACTGCATTCCCTGACGACATTCACCTCTGATCAGATTCTCATCGCCAGGGTTCTGGCGGACCGCCGGGGCTGTTATTTGCATGCCTCCGGCATCATCATCGACGGGCGGGGCTTTCTCTTTGTCGGTCACTCGGATGCCGGAAAATCCACGATGATGAAAATGCTTCGGGGCAAGGGAGAGATTCTCTGCGATGACCGCATCATTGTCCGCCGCTGGCCGGAGGGATTCCGCATCCACGGCACCTGGAGCCACGGCGAATTGCCGGACGTTTCTCCGTCCGAGGCCCCATTGCAGGCAATCATGTTCCTGGAAAAGGCGGACAACAATGAACTTATCCCGATCAGAGACAATGTGGAGAAGATCCATCGGCTGCTCTCCCATGTCATCAAGCCGTTGGTTACGGCCGAATGGTGGGAAAAAACCATGGATCTCGCTGAATCGATCGCCGCTGAGATCCCTGTCTACCGATTGCGTTTCGACAAAAGCGGCCGGGTAGCGGATCTCATGAAGGCTCTTTGA
- a CDS encoding radical SAM protein: MKRSLAHHPLFRNKAPLLGHLDIELTERCNNACIHCFINLPADDTRACRRELKTDQWKDILREAAELGALSVRFTGGEPLLREDFAELYVFARKLGLKVVLFTNGRLITPALADLLARIPPLMKVEISVYGMHPESYDAIACTPGAFAEFRRGLDLLSEQRIPFVVKSTRLPANLAEIEEFETWAATVPSMDHAPPYSVFLDLRARRDSPAKNRHIAGLRISPEEAVALMDRQADTYCREMARFSARFMRPQGDELFSCGAGQAGCVDAYGVFQMCLPLRHPDVVYGLNGGSLRQALTETFPIFRKTRATNPEYLRRCARCFLKGLCLQCPAKSWTEHGTLDTPVEYLCRVAHAQARYLGLLKGKEKAWDIADWRQRIKSLVERTSGTRPSAYQGPGSNPCQGDPWE; encoded by the coding sequence GTGAAGCGCAGCTTGGCGCATCACCCCTTGTTCCGGAACAAGGCGCCGCTGCTCGGGCATCTGGATATCGAGCTGACCGAGCGCTGCAACAATGCCTGCATTCATTGTTTCATCAACCTTCCCGCCGATGATACCCGGGCCTGCCGCCGCGAGCTAAAGACCGATCAGTGGAAAGACATCCTCCGCGAGGCCGCGGAGCTCGGAGCGCTCTCGGTCCGCTTCACCGGGGGGGAGCCGCTGCTGCGGGAAGATTTCGCGGAATTGTACGTTTTCGCCCGAAAGCTGGGCTTAAAAGTCGTGCTGTTCACAAACGGCCGCCTGATCACACCGGCTCTGGCGGATCTCCTGGCAAGGATCCCACCCTTGATGAAGGTCGAAATTTCCGTCTACGGCATGCATCCGGAATCCTACGATGCCATAGCTTGCACTCCGGGCGCCTTTGCTGAGTTTAGACGAGGTCTGGATCTTTTGTCGGAACAGCGGATTCCCTTTGTGGTCAAGTCGACACGCCTTCCCGCCAATCTTGCGGAAATTGAAGAGTTCGAGACCTGGGCGGCAACGGTCCCGAGCATGGACCATGCTCCACCCTACTCCGTGTTCCTTGATCTGCGTGCCCGCAGGGATTCTCCCGCCAAAAATCGGCACATCGCCGGGCTTCGCATCTCTCCTGAAGAGGCGGTGGCTCTTATGGATCGGCAAGCGGACACCTATTGCAGAGAGATGGCCCGATTCAGCGCCCGATTCATGCGCCCTCAGGGCGACGAGCTGTTTTCCTGCGGCGCAGGTCAAGCGGGCTGTGTCGATGCGTATGGTGTTTTCCAGATGTGCCTGCCGCTCCGGCATCCCGATGTGGTCTATGGCTTGAATGGGGGTTCCCTTCGCCAAGCCCTGACGGAGACCTTCCCAATATTCAGAAAAACGCGGGCGACAAATCCCGAGTACCTCCGCCGCTGCGCCCGTTGCTTCCTGAAGGGATTATGCCTCCAATGCCCGGCGAAATCCTGGACGGAACACGGCACTTTGGATACCCCTGTCGAGTATCTCTGCCGGGTGGCTCATGCCCAGGCCCGTTACCTGGGACTGCTGAAAGGGAAGGAAAAGGCATGGGATATCGCGGACTGGCGGCAACGCATCAAATCCCTTGTCGAGAGAACGTCAGGCACCCGCCCAAGTGCTTACCAAGGGCCGGGCTCAAATCCTTGTCAAGGTGATCCATGGGAATAA
- the asnB gene encoding asparagine synthase (glutamine-hydrolyzing), whose product MCGICGIARSPQGESVSREILEAMCGTLVHRGPDDGGVHVEAGAGLGSRRLAIIDVDGGRMPMANEDGRIWITHNGEVYNFLELREELEGRGHIFKTRTDTEAVLHGYEEWGRDVVRRMRGMFATAVWDGRDKSLTLFRDRIGIKPLYYTQIPDGSLVFGSELKAVVAHPGVRRELEPEALDIYLTVEYVPAPLSMFKNIYKLPAGHMLIYEKGRIRVERYWDIPEADAAAEKPMRRLEDIQDELYALLKEAVRMRLVSDVPLGAFLSGGIDSSAVVGMMRELGASPLKTFSIGFKDQSYNELEHARRIAQKFETEHEEFICEPQALELTEKLIRHLDEPLGDFSIFPTYLVSKMAREQVTVALSGDGGDEVFGGYEHYLAQKIARRFGVGLAARAAWPLLRRIPPASKKKGAWNKMRRFAQGFDHPAAMRHMRWMMFLSLSDKTALYTPDFAGRAGGPPDLSDRESFRTVLDKAGRLDTLNGELYIDLMTYLSDNILVKVDRMSMAPSLEARVPLLDHKVVEFAFSLPGDMKLRGMTTKWIFKKTLERLLPHETLYRAKEGFSIPIKHWLREDLRGLVTHYLDFGRIRAGGLFRPEAVQTMVEAHREGRENFSHQLWALLVFEMWREAYLK is encoded by the coding sequence ATGTGCGGCATCTGCGGCATCGCCCGATCCCCCCAGGGTGAATCCGTTTCCCGCGAAATTCTTGAGGCCATGTGCGGGACGCTGGTTCACAGGGGACCCGACGACGGCGGTGTTCACGTCGAAGCCGGCGCCGGACTCGGATCGAGGCGGCTGGCCATTATCGACGTCGACGGCGGCCGGATGCCCATGGCCAACGAGGACGGCCGCATCTGGATCACCCACAATGGGGAAGTCTACAATTTCCTTGAATTGCGTGAAGAGCTCGAGGGCCGGGGCCACATCTTCAAAACGCGGACGGACACCGAAGCCGTTCTCCACGGCTACGAGGAATGGGGCCGGGACGTCGTCCGCCGCATGCGCGGCATGTTCGCAACCGCCGTCTGGGACGGCCGGGACAAGTCGCTGACGCTCTTCCGCGACAGGATCGGGATCAAGCCGCTTTACTACACGCAAATTCCGGACGGATCGCTCGTCTTCGGCTCAGAGCTCAAGGCGGTCGTCGCCCATCCCGGTGTGCGGCGGGAGCTCGAACCCGAAGCTCTGGATATCTATCTCACGGTCGAATATGTCCCCGCCCCGCTGTCGATGTTCAAGAACATCTACAAGCTCCCGGCCGGGCACATGTTGATTTATGAGAAGGGCCGGATCAGGGTGGAGCGCTACTGGGATATTCCTGAGGCGGATGCCGCGGCGGAAAAGCCAATGCGGCGACTCGAAGACATCCAGGATGAACTCTACGCCCTCCTCAAGGAAGCCGTCCGGATGCGGCTCGTGAGCGACGTTCCCCTGGGCGCCTTCCTCAGCGGCGGCATCGATTCCTCGGCCGTCGTCGGGATGATGCGTGAACTCGGCGCCTCGCCCCTCAAGACGTTTTCCATCGGATTCAAGGATCAATCCTACAACGAGCTCGAGCATGCCCGGCGGATCGCCCAAAAGTTCGAAACCGAGCATGAGGAGTTCATCTGCGAGCCCCAGGCTCTTGAACTTACCGAAAAGCTCATCCGTCACCTCGACGAGCCGCTCGGCGATTTTTCCATCTTCCCGACATATCTCGTTTCCAAAATGGCCCGTGAGCAAGTGACCGTGGCCCTCTCCGGGGACGGCGGCGACGAGGTCTTCGGGGGCTACGAGCACTACCTGGCGCAGAAGATCGCCCGGCGCTTCGGTGTCGGGCTTGCGGCCCGGGCGGCTTGGCCGCTGCTCCGGCGCATCCCGCCCGCGTCCAAGAAAAAGGGCGCCTGGAACAAAATGCGCCGCTTCGCCCAGGGCTTCGACCATCCGGCTGCAATGCGGCACATGCGCTGGATGATGTTTCTTTCGCTGAGCGACAAAACGGCCCTATATACGCCGGATTTCGCCGGGAGGGCCGGCGGTCCGCCGGATCTGTCCGATCGCGAATCGTTCCGAACCGTTCTCGACAAAGCCGGCCGCCTCGACACCCTGAACGGCGAGCTCTACATCGATCTCATGACCTATCTTTCCGACAATATCCTGGTCAAGGTCGACCGGATGAGCATGGCGCCTTCACTCGAGGCACGCGTGCCGCTCCTCGACCACAAAGTCGTCGAATTCGCTTTTTCACTTCCCGGCGACATGAAGCTCCGGGGGATGACGACGAAGTGGATCTTCAAGAAAACCCTCGAACGTCTTCTGCCGCACGAAACCCTCTATCGCGCCAAGGAAGGCTTCAGTATTCCCATCAAGCACTGGCTGCGAGAGGATTTGCGCGGGCTCGTCACCCATTACCTCGATTTCGGCCGGATCCGCGCCGGAGGTCTCTTCCGGCCCGAGGCCGTTCAGACGATGGTCGAAGCCCACCGCGAAGGCCGCGAGAACTTCAGCCACCAGCTCTGGGCGCTTCTTGTTTTCGAAATGTGGCGGGAAGCTTATCTCAAATAG
- a CDS encoding class I SAM-dependent methyltransferase: MGAFLQSLPVLIMKPDDLVEFSRQSYAKPESIESWVEDSLVDSGLTTEEREILETFLPSRSGNLLLLGVGGGREAIPLAQMGFQVTGVDYVAAMVDRARENAARRGVRMEGLVQEVSRLDVRESAYDIVWLSRAMYSCVPTRTRRVAMVRRIARALKPGGLLICQFSFRPGPPQPSRGGSGRRIIAASGLGNPAYESGDTLWLNVEFLHEFGSENAVRSELEQGGLFVEQLRTGQPGNRGSAVCRKRPETGQTSIMKKESER; the protein is encoded by the coding sequence TTGGGGGCATTTCTTCAATCCCTTCCCGTCTTGATCATGAAGCCCGATGATCTTGTGGAATTCAGCCGCCAAAGCTATGCCAAACCTGAAAGCATCGAGAGCTGGGTGGAAGACTCCCTCGTGGATTCCGGCCTGACCACCGAAGAACGGGAGATTCTGGAGACGTTTCTTCCTTCCAGGTCCGGGAATCTTTTGCTTCTGGGCGTGGGAGGGGGCCGGGAAGCAATCCCGCTTGCGCAGATGGGTTTTCAGGTGACGGGCGTCGACTATGTTGCCGCGATGGTCGACCGGGCCAGGGAGAACGCCGCCCGCCGCGGGGTCCGCATGGAAGGCCTGGTGCAGGAGGTCTCCCGGCTGGACGTCCGGGAAAGCGCTTATGACATCGTCTGGCTGTCCCGGGCCATGTACTCCTGTGTGCCGACGCGCACACGGCGCGTGGCCATGGTCCGGCGGATCGCCCGCGCATTGAAGCCGGGCGGGCTGTTGATCTGTCAATTCTCCTTCCGCCCGGGCCCGCCTCAGCCAAGCCGAGGCGGGTCGGGGCGGCGCATCATCGCCGCCTCCGGCCTGGGAAATCCGGCGTATGAGAGCGGAGATACGCTGTGGTTGAATGTCGAATTTCTTCACGAATTCGGCTCGGAGAACGCCGTCAGGTCGGAACTCGAGCAAGGCGGGCTCTTCGTGGAACAACTCCGGACAGGCCAACCCGGCAACAGGGGCAGCGCCGTTTGCAGAAAGAGGCCGGAAACCGGCCAAACCTCAATTATGAAGAAGGAGTCGGAAAGATGA
- a CDS encoding prepilin peptidase — protein sequence METVNAVLVGIFGLAWGSFLNVVIHRLPRDMSLLKPPSSCPGCGKRIRPWDNIPVLSYIFLGGRCRACRKKISPVYPFVELLTASGLVLVFLRGGGVFSLDFFAAALFTSAMIVLGVIDYFHQILPDVITLPGFALALIYAALRDDLTFKQALIGAVVGAGFLLFVYGAYFLLRRKEGLGMGDVTMMLLVGAFLGWKSTLLTLILASFSGALVGAAVIKFGRKNLQFALPFGTFLAPAAFVAMVWGDAIITAYLSLYP from the coding sequence ATGGAAACGGTAAACGCAGTCCTGGTGGGGATCTTCGGCCTGGCCTGGGGGAGCTTTCTCAACGTCGTCATCCACCGGTTGCCCCGCGACATGAGCCTGCTCAAGCCGCCGTCGTCCTGTCCCGGCTGCGGCAAGAGAATCCGGCCCTGGGACAACATCCCGGTTCTGTCCTACATTTTTCTGGGCGGCCGGTGCCGGGCCTGCCGGAAGAAGATTTCTCCTGTTTATCCCTTCGTCGAACTCCTGACGGCCTCGGGATTGGTTCTGGTGTTTCTGCGCGGAGGAGGGGTTTTCTCACTGGATTTCTTCGCGGCAGCCCTATTCACTAGCGCTATGATCGTCCTTGGGGTTATCGACTATTTTCACCAGATCCTGCCGGACGTCATCACGCTTCCGGGGTTTGCGCTGGCTCTCATCTATGCCGCCCTTCGGGATGATTTGACATTCAAACAGGCCCTCATCGGCGCGGTCGTCGGGGCCGGGTTTCTGCTTTTCGTCTACGGCGCCTATTTCCTGCTGCGGCGCAAGGAGGGCCTGGGCATGGGCGACGTGACCATGATGCTTCTGGTCGGCGCCTTTCTGGGCTGGAAATCGACATTGCTCACCCTGATTCTGGCTTCCTTCTCCGGAGCGCTGGTCGGCGCGGCCGTCATCAAGTTCGGCAGGAAAAACCTGCAGTTCGCCCTGCCCTTCGGCACCTTCCTCGCCCCGGCCGCCTTCGTCGCCATGGTCTGGGGCGACGCCATCATCACCGCCTACCTCTCCCTTTATCCCTGA
- a CDS encoding transposase, translating into MRRTLKPAKKNILTFFRHWITNTVSESLNSTIQAIKKTVMGFRNRGHFKIAVYFHCVGRNFALM; encoded by the coding sequence ATCCGCCGGACGTTGAAACCCGCCAAGAAGAACATCCTGACGTTCTTCAGGCACTGGATTACCAATACCGTCAGTGAGTCGTTGAACTCGACAATTCAGGCAATCAAGAAAACGGTCATGGGCTTCCGCAATCGAGGGCATTTCAAGATCGCAGTCTATTTTCATTGCGTTGGCCGGAATTTTGCCTTAATGTGA